One Dermacentor andersoni chromosome 6, qqDerAnde1_hic_scaffold, whole genome shotgun sequence genomic window carries:
- the LOC126523309 gene encoding palmitoyltransferase ZDHHC15A-like gives MAFAEGIVIIIFIITIITTITSRKRSLAPRFWEGDRVTVSIAIMSSSSEDPEPTKPRRSATSRLVAWLPVAMVVALFVWAYYVYVFIFCGSLVKDDVQRLVFGGVFHLLLLLCVWSFVQTTVTSVAPIPRYFSLSESDQRLMEQCADDDARCQFLEILADNRGVLTRGSNGVVRFCDTCKQVKPDRAHHCSQCKRCIPKMDHHCPWFNNCVCFNTYKFFLLTIFYVVALSVFGLLSATHHVAGLWSDRAASDVTLHATLLYMFGLVLSLSLGSFLYFHITMVCSNVTTLEDLRPHQFKDRRDSFDVGCCNNIAEVFGRRKALWLLPVFTALGDGTRFPTRLHPDRNVYGPPASVAVETRRPSVPVPPATAVTGTAAHSRMPPVVGPPSCRYPVPSSESVALTLSTPLQSPRRGAGRGGHARLPPMAITIVSSSETPASLLHSAHKKDATSSVAPPTSLTSVDVR, from the exons ATGGCATTTGCTGAAGggatcgtcatcatcatcttcatcataaccatcatcaccaccatcacctCGCGCAAACGTTCCCTCGCACCCAGATTTTGGGAAGGCGACAGAGTGACCGTCTCGATTGCCATCATGTCGTCCTCCTCGGAAGACCCGGAGCCGACGAAGCCCCGACGTTCCGCGACGAGTCGTCTTGTCGCCTGGCTTCCTGTCGCCATGGTGGTGGCGCTGTTCGTGTGGGCCTACTACGTCTACGTCTTCATCTTCTGCGGCTCCCTTGTCAAGGACGACGTGCAGCGGCTCGTGTTCGGCGGCGTGTTCCACCTGCTCCTGCTGCTGTGCGTCTGGTCGTTCGTGCAGACGACCGTGACCAGCGTGGCGCCCATACCGCGCTACTTCTCGCTCAGCGAGAGCGACCAGCGGCTGATGGAGCAatgcgccgacgacgacgcgcgcTGCCAGTTCCTCGAGATCCTGGCCGACAACCGGGGCGTGCTGACGCGAGGCTCCAACGGAGTGGTGCGCTTCTGCGACACCTGCAAGCAGGTCAAGCCCGATCGGGCGCATCACTGCTCCCAGTGCAAGAG GTGCATACCAAAGATGGACCACCACTGTCCGTGGTTCAACAACTGCGTCTGCTTCAACACGTACAAGTTCTTCCTGCTCACGATATTCTACGTGGTGGCCCTGAGCGTGTTCGGGCTGCTGAGCGCGACGCACCACGTGGCGGGCTTGTGGTCCGACCGCGCCGCCTCTGACGTCACGCTTCACGCGACACTCCTGTACATGTTCGGCCTGGTGCTGTCGCTGTCGCTAGGTTCCTTCCTCTACTTCCACATCACCATGGTCTGCAGCAACGTCACCACTCTCGAGGACCTGCGACCGCACCAGTTCAAGGATCGCAG GGACTCTTTCGACGTGGGCTGCTGCAACAACATCGCCGAGGTGTTCGGCCGCCGCAAGGCCCTCTGGCTGCTCCCGGTCTTCACAGCGCTCGGCGACGGAACCCGGTTCCCGACACGACTGCATCCGGATCGGAACGTGTACGGCCCTCCTGCGTCGGTGGCGGTCGAGACGCGCAGGCCTTCCGTACCGGTCCCTCCCGCGACCGCGGTAACCGGGACTGCCGCGCACTCACGGATGCCCCCGGTCGTGGGTCCTCCCTCGTGCCGCTATCCGGTTCCATCCAGCGAGTCGGTGGCCCTGACGCTGTCGACGCCACTGCAGTCGCCGCGTCGGGGAGCTGGCCGTGGGGGCCACGCCCGTTTGCCTCCGATGGCCATCACCATTGTGTCGAGCAGCGAGACACCGGCGTCCCTGCTTCACTCGGCGCACAAGAAGGACGCGACGTCGTCGGTGGCACCACCGACGTCGTTGACGTCGGTGGATGTGCGGTGA